ATTGTTGACAATTAATGTTAATATGTGGATAAATATTTTTTTATCAATTTTTACGGGCATTCTTGCCTATTTACTGCTTTGCTTTGCGCTGAAACTACCTTATATTGAGGATTTAAGAAAAATAATTTTGTTGAAAAATTAACAATAATAGTATATAATAAAAATAAAACTAAGCCCAAGGGGATTTTCCTGAGGGTAAGGGAGGAGATAAAGTATGTTAAAAGAAAAAGCGGATTTTATTAATGATGAAAAGGTATTACAGGATTTGGAAAATGCTAAAAAAGCGACAAGTAAAGATGCATTGGAAATTATAGAGAAGGCTAAAAAGCTAAAAGGCATTACTCCTGAAGAAGCAGCGGTACTTTTAAATGTAGAAGATGAGGATTTGCTCAATGAGATGTTTAAAGTAGCAAGGTATATAAAAGAAGAAATATATGGGAATAGGATTGTAATATTTGCTCCCCTTTATGTAAGTAACTACTGTGTAAACAACTGTAGATATTGTGGTTACAGACATTCTAATGAACAGGAAAGAAAAAAGCTTACAATGGAAGAAGTGAGGAGAGAAGTTGAGATTTTGGAAGAGATGGGACATAAAAGATTAGCAGTTGAAGCTGGGGAGGACCCTGTAAATTGCCCTATAGATTATATTCTCGATGTAATAAAGACAATCTACGATACAAAACTTAAAAACGGAAGTATTAGAAGAGTAAATGTCAATATAGCGGCGACTACTGTGGAAAATTACAAAAAACTTAAAGAAATAGGAATAGGGACATATATTTTATTCCAAGAAACTTACCATAGGCCCACTTATCAATACATGCATCCACAGGGACCAAAACATGATTACGACTATCATTTGACTGCTATGGACAGGGCTATGGAGGCAGGTATTGACGATGTAGGATTAGGAGTTTTGTATGGGCTTTATGATTACAAGTACGAAACTGTTGCTATGCTTTATCATGCGAACCATTTAGAGGAAAAATTTGGAGTTGGGCCACATACTATTTCAGTACCGCGACTTAGACCAGCTCTTAACACTTCCATAGATAAATTTCCATATATTGTATCAGATAAAGACTTTAAAAAATTAGTAGCAGTCATAAGAATGGCAGTGCCCTATACAGGGATGATTTTGTCTACAAGAGAGAAGCCTAAATTTAGAGAAGAAGTAATAAGCATTGGCATTTCTCAGATTAGTGCAGGTTCTTGTACAGGAGTAGGTGGATATCATGAAGAGATATCCAAAAAAGGTGGTTCAAAACCACAATTTGAGGTAGAAGACAAAAGAAGTCCTAATGAAATTTTGAGGACTTTGTGTGAACAAGGGTATCTCCCAAGTTATTGTACTGCCTGCTACAGAATGGGACGTACAGGAGACAGGTTTATGAGTTTTGCAAAATCAGGCCAAATACACAACTTCTGCCTACCAAATGCGATACTAACCTTCAAAGAGTTTTTGATTGATTACGGAGATGAAAAAACTAAGGAAATTGGAGAAAAAGCAATAGCGGTAAATTTAGAGAAAATTCCATCAATAACTGTAAGGGAAGAGACAAAGAGAAGGCTTACAAGAATAGAAAATGGAGAAAGAGATCTTTTCTTTTAATATGAAAAATGCTAATAAAATAAAACTTATCAACAAAATAAGACCTCGCTTTCACGAGGTCTCAGTTTGTTGACAAAGTTAAAAAATATTCAAAGGAGATATTTTGCATAAGGAGCGACTTGTTACAAAGCGTAACAAAACTTAGCAAGACCAAGGGTGGAGGCAGGGTCGAAGCCAAGGATGGCGGAGGCGGGCACCTTAAGGCATGGATGCCGATTGTGCCCGGTACCCTGCCGGAACCTGAAGGTCGAGCTTTAGTTTTGTCGCTTTGGAACATCGGAGCGACGATGTAAAATATCTCCTTTGTATATTTTTACAATTAAAAATATGACACAATGCTATTGCCAGATGATTTACATCTTTCTCTTGTTAATTTAGCAATTAAGTGTATAATATAGTTGTAAAAAGAGATACTATTATTAAATTAATGTCACAGAAAAGTGATGATGTAAAATGAATAAGCTAAGTGGGCGCCAACTGCAAATTTTAAGAAAAATACTGTCCTCTTCAAATACAAGAATGGACGACATTATGAAAGAATTTGATATAAGCAAAAGGACAGTATACAGAGAAATTGCTTCTATAAATGAATTTGTTAAAAATTACAACTCAAAAATTGTAAATAAAACTGATGGGTTGGTTATAGAAGGCAATGTTGCTGATATTGAGAAGCTAAAGCTAGATATAGTAGGATATCGTTCAGAGTTTGAAACAGAAGAGAGAAGAAAAATGATATTGTCGGAGCTTTTGCAGCTACATGAACCCGTTAAATTAGAGTATTTCAGCAAGAAATTTGGTGTCACCACTTCTACAATAAGTTATGACCTTAAAGAATTAGAAAGGTGGATTATAAAACAAGGATTAACTTTAATAACAAAG
This genomic window from Thermoanaerobacter uzonensis DSM 18761 contains:
- the hydG gene encoding [FeFe] hydrogenase H-cluster radical SAM maturase HydG encodes the protein MLKEKADFINDEKVLQDLENAKKATSKDALEIIEKAKKLKGITPEEAAVLLNVEDEDLLNEMFKVARYIKEEIYGNRIVIFAPLYVSNYCVNNCRYCGYRHSNEQERKKLTMEEVRREVEILEEMGHKRLAVEAGEDPVNCPIDYILDVIKTIYDTKLKNGSIRRVNVNIAATTVENYKKLKEIGIGTYILFQETYHRPTYQYMHPQGPKHDYDYHLTAMDRAMEAGIDDVGLGVLYGLYDYKYETVAMLYHANHLEEKFGVGPHTISVPRLRPALNTSIDKFPYIVSDKDFKKLVAVIRMAVPYTGMILSTREKPKFREEVISIGISQISAGSCTGVGGYHEEISKKGGSKPQFEVEDKRSPNEILRTLCEQGYLPSYCTACYRMGRTGDRFMSFAKSGQIHNFCLPNAILTFKEFLIDYGDEKTKEIGEKAIAVNLEKIPSITVREETKRRLTRIENGERDLFF